TTGTCTTGAATCAGATTTCAAAACTTGGAAAACTGGAAGCCTATGTCATGCATGCCACAAATTCAAGAGATTATGATTTTGGGCTTTTAAAGCTTCAACTTCGATTCAAGATTCAACGAAAGTTAGGGTAATTTGAGGGAAAACAAATGGGAATTTGGAGTGAGGGAGCCTTGGAGGTCCTCTAGTGTTAgtttggggttgaacagaggtgGCACCGCCACCGGAGAAAACAATGGTGGCGCTAGGGTTTCTCCTTTGAatcaagattcgagacgttcCAAGTAGTTTTGAGGGAAAGTGATTGGAGATTCGGGGTTGGGTGGCGGAGAGGATTCAGGGGTGTATTTTTTGTGGTGATTTGTGGTGGCGCCGCCACTGGTGGCGGGTGGAGATAAGGGCGGCATTAGGGTTTTGTTAGGCTGgggtgagagagatgagagacgaGGGGGTAGGGGTGAGTGTTTGGATAGTTATATATTAGAGGGAGCTCAGTTCCGGACCATCCGATCAAGTGAGATCGACGATCCTGATTTAAAGGCGTGAAACAACATCGTTTGGCTTGAGTGAGGCGATGGGGTCGGGTAAAGGCAAAACTGGGCCGGATTTTGGGGCTATTTGGACGGGTATTAGGAGAATAAATGATTGGGCTTGGGGTTTTAATTGGATTTGgctcaatatatttccttcacctattttcttttcaattccctTGTCTTTTCTtaaattaattcttttttttcctttttccaaaattaaataaaaatccaaattaaaTCCGAGAATTTAATTACCCTAAAAACACCAATTAAACCTAAATAAAAAATTATCGCAATTAATTAAAACAACACATTAAAGAAAAACtactaaaataaaaaattaacatTAAaaggtgcaaattaaactatttttttgtgtttttccttttttataaaacaacttaattaattaattaatcctaaaatgttaaATTAAACCCTAAATGAAAATGCacatttattttttttgtatttttatgactTAAACAAAAATTAGACATGCGCACAAAAAAtgcaaacaaaaagaaatattctacaataatttctaaaataacaaataattaaaaggaaaaatctaaTTCTTGGGATTATGTAGGAGCAATTCaggtgaggcaaaaatcacgtgctcacagcaaggattagcctcatgcaagtatggaggcaaggattaacctcatgcaggtacggaagcagggattagcctcatgcagatatggaggcaaggattagtttcatgcagatatggaggcaaggattatcctcatgcaagtttggaggcaaggattagcctcatgcagatatggagccagggattagcctcaagcagatatggaggcagggattagcctcatgcaaatatggaggcaaggattagcctcatgcaattatgtgggacatggcttagtcccatgcaaagagcgagtagcaaataagatTAGTTtgtgtcttagctggagatatattcggcgTCTGATAGGCTAATTgatagtgaatttgctttgtgtatacatgtttgcgaatgctatcgctacgtcaaatgtgcctgcgttcaaagaaaaattgtgagttttgtgaggggaggttggttcgagCTTCTGTCTGCTGGCCTTGCTTTGTTCCACTCTGAAGGCCTCatttgagtttccctgggtaatgCCTGACTGTTATGAAaaaatagagttttcaaaaatatgcaattagtgacaaaaatagagtcattttacaAACATATTGAGATATCAAGCgagttttagatgaactagtgactgtaacacatttcagagacattgcagctttctcatgttagaattttgagggtcctcctcaaagttctgccccaatttggtagaTGATCGCTCAACCGTTTGCGAGTAACAAGACTTGTCGAACCTTCCTTAGAATTTTgaaaatccttctcaaaattctactcCAGTTTCTTAGCTGATTTTTTACCGTCTGGTATATGttggcattggctggacttgctccggaattttgagggtcctcctcaaaattcttccccagtttatgACTTTGGGGGGAAATGGaacttttattatgatatgaccgaacccacatgGCTGCCTATGTAtaccctcttaaacgggaatcagttcaagcatagttcaattacatcagatgaggaaatataaatagtctaagcatagtatctcttgaccgcgtctgaattgattggttttgtcCAAATTTCtttgtccatttctgcaagtatgagtgcccgtcctgtcagcaccctgtgaatcatgtatggaccttgctagttgggagagaatttccctttggcttcatcttgatgtgggaatatctTCTTCAGTACCAGCTGTCTTGGCgcaaattgtcttggtttgacccttttgttaaaagctctggacattctattctgatagagttgaccgtGACACACTTCGTTTATCCTCTTTCCAtcaataagggccaattgttcatagcggcttcttatccattctgcatcgctgagttcagcttcctgtatgattcttaaagaaggaatctctacctcggctgggatgacaacctcggtaccataaaccatcatgtagggagttgctccggtcgatatGCAAACTATAGTTCGGTATCTCAAAAAAGCGaaaggtagcttctcgtgccattgtttgtggttttctatcatcttccttagtatcttcatCATGTTTTCGTTGGCAGCTTTTACGGCTCTATTTATCTGAGGTCTACAGGCTGTGGAagttttgtgcttgattttgaaagtttcacacatggatttgaTCAGATCGCTGTTGAGGTTAGCAGCGTTATTAGTAACAATGGACTTGGGAACTCCAAACCGGCAAGTGATgcgatccttgacaaagtctacgacgaccttcttggttacaactttgtaagatgcaacctctacccactttatgaagtaatcaatggctaccagaataaacccgTGTAAGTTTGAAGTAGTGGGATCaattggaccaatgacatccattccccagacGGCAAATGgacaaggtgcacttgttgcattgagctcattcagcgacacttttatcatatcggcatgcacttggcattggtagcatttgcggacatactggatgcaatctgtctccatggtcatccaaaagtaatcgaccctaagtatcttcttatcCAACATacaaccattcatgtgcgggccacaaGTCCCAACATGTACatcctcaagtagtttagaagTTTCTTTTGCGTCGAcccatcttagcaatcccaaatcgggagttTTCCTGTACAAGTTTTCTCCGCCGTGGAAGAAGGGATTGGACAATCTtcggagtgtgcgtttctgagtatggtttgcaTGCTACgaatattctcctttcgccaaatactccttgatgtcatggaacaaaggctttccatctgtttcttcttcaacaagggcacaatatgccggctgattatgaatTTTCACCGgtatgggatcaatgaaattcttatccggatgttgtatcatggatgacaaagtaaccaatgcatcggcaaactcattctgaattctgggtacATGTCGAAACTCTATCTTCGTggacctctttctcaattcatgtacatggtgcagatatggcaatatcatggaattcttggtggcccactctccttgtacatGGTGCACAaacaaatctgaatcaccgattaccagtagctcctgaatattcatgttgaTTGCCATGTTAAGTCctagaatgcaagcttcatactatgccatgttgttggtgcaggaaaATCTAAGTTTAGCAGATatcggataatgttgacccgtttctgataccaaaactgctccaatgtccactcctttgaaatttgcagctccatcgaagaacatcctccagctgtcgtatgcttcggtaatgttctctcctacgaatgatacctcttcatcaggaatataaattttcaaaggttcgtattctcctcccaccgaatTTTCATCAAAATGATCTGCCAATGTTTGTCCTATGAccaccttttgagttacgtagacgatatcaaactgacttaacagtatctgccatttggctaacttcccagttggcatgggtttctgaaatatgtacttcaaagggtctatcctggatatgaggtatgtgtataagcatagaagtaatgcctcaacttctgggctatccaggtcaaagcacaacaagtgcactCTAGTAGATAGTACAATGCTTTGTAAggcgtgaacttcttactcaagtaatatatgactTGCTattttcttcctgtctcatcatgttatcctagaacacatccgaaggctctaTCTAATAcaaatagatagagtagcaaaggtcgtcctggttctgacgggaccaaaactggtggtgcgGACAGGTActtcttgattttgtcaaaatctttctgacaatcctcggtccagcttgtctcggcatctttccttagcatcttgaagatgggttcgcatatgactgtggactgtgctatgaagcgactgatataattGAGATGTCCCAGGAAGATCATCAcctcctttttgctcctaggtggcgataactcctgaatagccttgactttagacggataTAACTCGATCCCTCGACGGCTGATGacgaatcccaataactttcttgTAGGAACCCCGAacgcacactttgcggggttcagcttcaaattgtacctccttaacctgtcaaagaacttcctcaagtccgctatgtgatcggcggccctcttggatttgataatgacgtcgtcaacacacctctatttctttgtgtatcatatcatggaagatggttttcatGGCTCTCACGtaggtagccccagcattctttagaccaaatggcatcatcttgtagcagtatactccCCATTgtgtaataaaagctattttttttctgcgtcttcttcatccatctagatatGGTGATAACCCACGAAGAAatatacaaaggattggagttcatgctttgCACAGTtgtcgattaggatgtgtatatttggcagtgggaagtcatccttgggacttgctctgtttaaatcccgatagtcaacacatactttgacTTTGCCAtcttttttcggtactggaacaatgttagctaaccaggttgggtactcaaccaccctgagaactttggctttgatctgcttggtaacttcctccttgattttcaggctcatgtctggtttaaactttctgagtttctgtttcactagcggacacatgggattagtaggaaaCTTGTAATCCACTATGGATGTTCTTAaatcggtcatgtcatcatatcacaatgcgaaaatgtcctcatattcttttaagaaacggatgtactcttccttatctattggtgacaagtgaatgctgatgcgagtctccttgatggtCTCAACGTCCCCCAAGTTTACTGCTTCGGtctcgtccaagttagacttaggcttattctcaaagttttcaacctccctcacaacttcctcaggtatctcgTCTTCTtaatctgaatcactattctcatattGCGTTGCcttattacatgtcacagtcaccggttcatcaggaaaagtaa
This sequence is a window from Nicotiana sylvestris chromosome 3, ASM39365v2, whole genome shotgun sequence. Protein-coding genes within it:
- the LOC138888073 gene encoding uncharacterized protein; translation: MAINMNIQELLVIGDSDLFVHHVQGEWATKNSMILPYLHHVHELRKRSTKIEFRHVPRIQNEFADALVTLSSMIQHPDKNFIDPIPVKIHNQPAYCALVEEETDGKPLFHDIKEYLAKGEYS